Proteins found in one Corynebacterium zhongnanshanii genomic segment:
- a CDS encoding DUF3097 domain-containing protein: MSFNHHDPYGGDILKGHARQARKTYPQIPAEKDMVVEVIADDFVGAIVGGERTAEGDFIRLEDRYGATRLFKLREGAFLLEGQQVTLTRYIDPTLLPPQQRMSNSGSRKVQGVQAKVAAPSRIWVEGLHDAAIVEQVWGHDLRVEGVVVEFIEGLDNLPEMLREFGPTADRRVGVLADHLIEGTKESQVARGLGPHVMVTGHPYIDIWEAVKPSSVGITAWPQVPRGEDWKTGVCERLGWGTPREGWARVYRSVHSFRDLDSSLICAVERLIDFVTEPQGY, translated from the coding sequence ATGAGCTTCAATCACCACGATCCCTATGGCGGCGATATTCTCAAGGGTCATGCCCGCCAAGCACGGAAGACCTATCCCCAGATCCCTGCGGAAAAGGACATGGTTGTCGAGGTCATCGCGGATGATTTCGTGGGCGCTATCGTCGGCGGGGAACGAACTGCGGAGGGGGATTTCATTCGCCTCGAGGATCGTTACGGCGCCACCCGCCTGTTTAAACTCCGCGAGGGAGCGTTCCTGCTGGAGGGGCAGCAAGTCACGCTGACGCGCTACATCGACCCCACGCTCCTCCCGCCGCAGCAGCGCATGTCCAACTCCGGCTCCCGGAAGGTGCAGGGGGTTCAGGCCAAGGTTGCTGCCCCTTCGCGCATCTGGGTGGAGGGACTGCACGACGCCGCCATCGTGGAGCAGGTGTGGGGCCATGACCTGCGGGTCGAGGGAGTGGTGGTCGAGTTCATCGAGGGGCTGGACAACTTGCCGGAGATGCTGCGGGAGTTCGGACCTACCGCCGACCGACGCGTGGGCGTGCTGGCCGACCACCTCATTGAAGGAACCAAGGAATCCCAGGTCGCCCGGGGCCTTGGACCGCACGTCATGGTCACCGGCCATCCGTACATTGACATCTGGGAAGCGGTGAAGCCCTCCAGCGTGGGGATCACAGCCTGGCCACAGGTGCCGCGCGGGGAGGATTGGAAGACAGGAGTGTGCGAGCGACTGGGGTGGGGGACTCCGCGCGAGGGCTGGGCGCGGGTGTACCGTTCCGTGCACAGTTTCCGCGATCTCGATTCCTCGCTGATCTGCGCGGTGGAACGGTTGATTGATTTTGTGACCGAGCCGCAGGGTTATTAG
- the acnA gene encoding aconitate hydratase AcnA, with translation MTESVNSFDAKGPLEVGEKTYDIFRLSAVPGMEKLPYSLKVLGENLLRNEDGKNITREHIEAIANWDPTAEPSIEIQFTPARVIMQDFTGVACIVDLATIRDAVVALGGDADQVNPLNPAEMVIDHSVIIENFGDSEAFEKNVAIEYQRNDERYKFLRWGTGAFENFRVVPPGTGIVHQVNIEYLARSVFDNNGVAYPDTCVGTDSHTTMENGLGILGWGVGGIEAEAAMLGQPISMLIPRVVGFKLTGEIQTGVTSTDVVLTITDMLRQHGVVGKFVEFYGKGVAELPLANRATIGNMSPEFGSTAAMFPIDEETIKYLELTGRDQETLDRVEAYAKEQGMWLDPEAEVEYSEYLELDLSTVVPSIAGPKRPQDRIELSDAKAQFRKDLHNYIDVVDTEAATDMDSEGGVEQTPASAADAKGNLPSAARGADGRPSNPTVVNYNGEDIELDHGMVAIASITSCTNTSNPSVMIGAGLLARNAAAKGLKSAPWVKTSMAPGSQVVNGYYEASGLWKDLEAMGFYLVGYGCTTCIGNSGPLPEEISAGINEGDLAATAVLSGNRNFEGRINPDVKMNYLASPILVIAYAIAGTMDFDFETQPLGQDQDGNDVFLRDIWPTTQEIEETIASSITKELYTADYADVFKGDERWQGLETPTGKTFAWDEKSTYIRKAPYFDGMSKEPEPVNDIAGARVLALLGDSVTTDHISPASTIKPGTPAAQYLDANGVERKDYNSLGARRGNHEVMVRGTFANIRLQNQLLDGISGGYTRDFTQEGGPQAYIYDAAQNYAAQNTPLVVLGGKEYGTGSSRDWAAKGTLLLGVKAVIAESFERIHRSNLIGMGVVPLQFPAGESWKSLGIDGTETFDIKGIEELNNGTTPKTVKVIATKESGETVEFDAVTRIDTPGEADYYRNGGILQFVLRNMMAQ, from the coding sequence ATGACTGAAAGCGTTAACTCCTTTGATGCCAAGGGCCCACTAGAGGTTGGCGAGAAGACCTACGACATCTTCCGCCTGTCCGCAGTGCCCGGCATGGAGAAGCTGCCATACTCCCTGAAGGTTCTGGGCGAGAACCTGCTGCGCAACGAGGATGGCAAGAACATCACTCGCGAGCACATCGAAGCAATCGCCAACTGGGATCCAACCGCTGAGCCAAGCATCGAGATCCAGTTCACCCCTGCACGCGTAATCATGCAGGACTTCACCGGTGTTGCTTGTATCGTCGACCTCGCCACCATCCGCGACGCAGTGGTCGCGCTCGGCGGCGACGCAGACCAGGTCAACCCGCTGAACCCAGCAGAGATGGTGATCGACCACTCCGTGATCATCGAGAACTTCGGTGACTCTGAGGCCTTCGAGAAGAACGTTGCCATCGAGTACCAGCGCAACGACGAGCGCTACAAGTTCCTGCGTTGGGGCACCGGCGCCTTCGAGAACTTCCGCGTTGTTCCTCCAGGAACCGGTATCGTCCACCAGGTCAATATCGAGTACCTGGCACGCTCCGTTTTCGACAACAACGGCGTGGCATACCCAGACACCTGTGTGGGTACCGACTCCCACACCACCATGGAAAACGGCCTGGGCATCCTGGGCTGGGGTGTTGGTGGCATCGAGGCCGAGGCAGCAATGCTGGGCCAGCCAATCTCCATGCTCATCCCTCGCGTTGTTGGCTTCAAGCTGACCGGCGAGATCCAGACCGGTGTGACCTCCACCGACGTCGTTCTGACCATCACCGACATGCTGCGTCAGCACGGCGTGGTCGGCAAGTTCGTTGAGTTCTACGGCAAGGGTGTCGCCGAACTGCCACTGGCTAACCGCGCAACCATCGGTAACATGTCCCCAGAGTTCGGCTCCACCGCCGCCATGTTCCCGATCGACGAAGAGACCATCAAGTACCTTGAGCTGACCGGCCGCGACCAGGAGACCCTGGACCGCGTTGAGGCCTACGCCAAGGAGCAGGGCATGTGGCTGGACCCAGAGGCCGAGGTCGAGTACTCCGAGTACCTCGAGCTGGACCTGTCCACAGTCGTTCCATCCATCGCTGGTCCAAAGCGCCCACAGGACCGTATCGAACTGTCCGACGCCAAGGCTCAGTTCCGCAAAGACCTCCACAACTACATCGACGTTGTGGACACCGAGGCTGCCACCGACATGGACTCCGAAGGTGGCGTGGAGCAGACCCCAGCATCCGCAGCGGACGCTAAGGGCAACCTGCCATCCGCAGCACGCGGTGCAGACGGCCGCCCATCCAACCCAACCGTTGTGAACTACAACGGCGAGGACATCGAGCTGGACCACGGTATGGTTGCCATCGCATCCATCACCTCCTGCACCAACACCTCCAACCCATCCGTGATGATCGGTGCAGGTCTGCTGGCACGCAACGCTGCTGCCAAGGGCCTGAAGTCCGCTCCATGGGTGAAGACCTCCATGGCCCCTGGCTCCCAGGTTGTCAACGGCTACTACGAGGCTTCCGGTCTGTGGAAGGACCTCGAGGCTATGGGCTTCTACCTGGTCGGCTACGGCTGCACCACCTGCATCGGTAACTCCGGCCCGCTGCCAGAGGAGATCTCCGCAGGCATCAACGAGGGCGACCTGGCTGCCACCGCTGTGCTGTCCGGTAACCGTAACTTCGAAGGCCGCATCAACCCAGACGTCAAGATGAACTACCTGGCGTCCCCAATCCTGGTTATTGCCTACGCAATCGCCGGAACGATGGACTTCGACTTCGAGACCCAGCCACTGGGTCAGGACCAGGACGGCAACGACGTCTTCCTGCGCGACATCTGGCCAACCACCCAGGAGATCGAGGAGACCATCGCCTCCTCCATCACCAAGGAGCTGTACACCGCCGACTACGCGGACGTCTTCAAGGGCGACGAGCGCTGGCAGGGTCTGGAGACCCCAACCGGCAAGACCTTCGCCTGGGACGAGAAGTCCACCTACATCCGCAAGGCTCCATACTTCGATGGCATGAGCAAGGAGCCAGAACCAGTCAACGACATCGCTGGCGCACGCGTTCTGGCACTGCTGGGCGACTCGGTCACCACCGACCACATCTCCCCTGCTTCCACCATCAAGCCAGGAACCCCTGCGGCACAGTACCTGGACGCCAACGGCGTGGAGCGCAAGGACTACAACTCCTTGGGTGCTCGCCGTGGTAACCACGAGGTCATGGTGCGCGGTACCTTCGCGAACATCCGCCTGCAGAACCAGCTGCTGGACGGCATCTCCGGTGGTTACACCCGCGACTTCACCCAGGAAGGCGGCCCACAGGCCTACATCTACGACGCTGCACAGAACTACGCAGCGCAGAACACCCCACTGGTTGTTCTGGGTGGTAAGGAGTACGGAACCGGTTCTTCCCGTGACTGGGCTGCGAAGGGTACCCTGCTGCTCGGCGTGAAGGCTGTTATCGCAGAGTCCTTCGAGCGTATCCACCGCTCCAACCTGATCGGTATGGGCGTTGTTCCACTGCAGTTCCCTGCTGGCGAGTCCTGGAAGTCCCTGGGCATCGACGGCACCGAGACCTTTGACATCAAGGGCATCGAGGAGCTGAACAACGGAACCACTCCAAAGACCGTGAAGGTTATCGCAACCAAGGAGTCCGGCGAGACCGTTGAGTTCGATGCAGTCACCCGCATCGACACCCCTGGTGAGGCTGACTACTACCGCAACGGCGGCATCCTGCAGTTCGTGCTGCGCAACATGATGGCTCAGTAG
- a CDS encoding TVP38/TMEM64 family protein, which yields MDQQRETHTQDTGRPHFFRKYRKIFLAIVLLLALLALMRFAPLPDPEDIRNRVQAAGTWAPVVFIVLMVFFTQFPLPRTVWTIAAGLLFGAVLGSVVALIGLSLSAMISLTLVRRLGRRWVEKKTQGDNRLHLLQGIVAERGWIAVLGMRMVPAIPFSILNYSCGLAMMPMAGFLFSTVVGSAPNTIATVMAADALASGSSPWILALSFVVVVSGFALSARELLNWRAQLKQHDTSV from the coding sequence ATGGATCAGCAGAGGGAAACCCACACACAAGACACGGGGCGTCCTCACTTTTTCCGCAAGTATCGGAAGATTTTCCTCGCCATTGTCCTGTTGCTCGCCCTGCTGGCGCTCATGCGCTTCGCGCCACTCCCTGATCCCGAAGACATCAGAAACCGGGTCCAAGCCGCAGGAACCTGGGCTCCAGTGGTGTTCATCGTGCTCATGGTGTTTTTCACGCAATTCCCCCTGCCCCGCACCGTGTGGACGATTGCTGCCGGCCTGCTCTTCGGGGCCGTTCTGGGCAGCGTTGTGGCGCTGATTGGCCTGTCGCTGTCTGCCATGATCTCGCTGACCTTAGTCCGACGCCTCGGCCGACGTTGGGTCGAAAAGAAAACTCAGGGAGACAACCGCCTGCACCTTCTCCAGGGCATCGTGGCTGAGCGTGGATGGATCGCGGTCCTGGGTATGCGGATGGTCCCGGCCATCCCTTTTTCCATCCTCAACTACTCCTGCGGGTTGGCGATGATGCCCATGGCTGGCTTCCTCTTCTCCACGGTGGTGGGGTCGGCGCCAAACACCATTGCCACGGTGATGGCAGCGGACGCCCTGGCGTCGGGTTCCAGTCCATGGATCCTGGCCTTGAGCTTCGTGGTTGTAGTCAGTGGATTTGCCTTGTCTGCCCGAGAGCTGCTGAACTGGCGTGCCCAACTCAAACAACACGACACGTCGGTGTAA
- a CDS encoding SPFH domain-containing protein — MSPSLIVTGIVVALIIVIMLKSIALIPQGEAAVIERLGKYTHTVSGGLTLLVPFIDRIRAKVDIREQVVSFPPQAVITKDNLTVAIDTVVTFQINDAAAAIYGVNDYLVGVEQVSTATLRDVVGGMMLEDTLTSRETINQRLRGELDTATTNWGLRIARVELKAIDPPPSIQKSMELQMRAEREKRAMILTAEGQRESDIRTAEGEKQSKILSAEGEKHARILAAEAERQAEILRAEGSRAAAYIEAQGKAKAIMKVSAAIRSSQITPEVLAYQYLETLPELAKGDANKTWMIPTQFGDSLQQFARSMGSADSDGVFRFEPAPVDEETKKLATEDEEEHWLQSSATEEIAEAVAQANAEAAKTVDQAAPTNSLGQ, encoded by the coding sequence ATGTCACCATCACTCATTGTCACGGGTATCGTCGTCGCGCTCATTATTGTGATCATGCTGAAATCCATCGCCCTGATTCCTCAGGGCGAGGCAGCGGTCATCGAGCGTCTCGGCAAGTACACCCACACCGTATCTGGAGGGCTCACCCTCCTTGTCCCCTTCATCGACCGCATCCGCGCCAAGGTGGACATCCGCGAGCAGGTGGTGAGTTTCCCGCCGCAGGCCGTGATCACCAAAGATAACCTGACCGTTGCGATTGATACCGTTGTGACGTTCCAAATTAACGACGCCGCCGCGGCCATCTACGGCGTAAACGATTACCTGGTGGGCGTGGAGCAGGTCTCTACCGCCACGTTGCGTGACGTGGTGGGTGGAATGATGCTGGAGGATACCCTCACGTCCCGTGAGACCATCAACCAGCGGCTTCGTGGAGAGTTGGACACCGCAACCACCAACTGGGGCCTGCGCATCGCGCGCGTGGAGCTCAAGGCGATTGATCCGCCACCGAGCATCCAGAAGTCCATGGAGCTGCAGATGCGCGCGGAGCGTGAGAAGCGTGCCATGATTCTGACCGCTGAGGGTCAGCGTGAGTCCGATATCCGCACCGCCGAGGGTGAGAAGCAGTCCAAGATTTTGTCTGCCGAGGGTGAAAAACACGCGCGGATCTTGGCTGCCGAGGCTGAGCGCCAGGCGGAGATCCTGCGCGCTGAGGGTTCCCGTGCTGCCGCCTACATTGAGGCCCAGGGTAAGGCCAAGGCGATCATGAAGGTCAGCGCCGCGATCCGCTCCTCGCAGATCACGCCGGAGGTTCTGGCCTACCAGTACTTAGAGACGCTGCCTGAGTTGGCCAAGGGTGACGCTAATAAGACGTGGATGATTCCTACACAGTTTGGGGATTCTCTGCAGCAGTTCGCCCGTTCCATGGGCTCCGCAGATTCCGATGGTGTGTTCCGTTTCGAGCCCGCTCCGGTGGACGAGGAGACGAAGAAGCTGGCGACGGAGGACGAGGAGGAGCACTGGTTGCAGTCCAGCGCTACGGAGGAGATCGCCGAGGCAGTGGCTCAGGCCAATGCCGAGGCCGCGAAGACCGTGGACCAGGCCGCACCTACGAACTCCCTCGGTCAGTAG
- a CDS encoding TetR/AcrR family transcriptional regulator — translation MPKVSDVDLAEKKSEILSGARHCFATYGYDGATVARLEEATGKSRGAIFHHYGNKDALFLAVAHDDMKRMADIAASEGLIGAIRVMMTDEKLNDWWGMRVEIIRRVNMDPCFSAKWELDQVSLRTTVRERLREQQHSGQLRTDVSVETMAQLLETVLEGVLARLAQGQGSTDVPATLDYVENMLRA, via the coding sequence ATGCCAAAAGTAAGTGATGTGGACTTAGCGGAAAAGAAATCCGAAATCCTCAGCGGAGCTCGGCATTGCTTTGCGACCTATGGATACGACGGGGCCACCGTCGCGCGGCTGGAAGAAGCAACCGGGAAATCCCGCGGTGCTATTTTTCACCACTATGGGAATAAGGACGCATTGTTCTTAGCAGTAGCCCACGATGACATGAAGCGCATGGCGGATATTGCTGCAAGCGAAGGACTGATTGGCGCCATTCGCGTCATGATGACTGATGAAAAACTGAATGACTGGTGGGGCATGCGCGTGGAGATTATTCGCCGCGTGAATATGGATCCGTGTTTCTCTGCCAAATGGGAATTGGATCAAGTGTCCTTAAGAACCACCGTTCGGGAACGCTTGAGGGAACAACAGCACAGTGGCCAGTTGCGCACAGACGTTTCCGTGGAGACCATGGCGCAGCTGCTGGAAACCGTGCTGGAAGGCGTGTTGGCTCGCCTGGCCCAAGGCCAAGGCTCCACTGATGTGCCGGCCACGCTGGACTATGTGGAGAACATGCTCCGCGCGTAG
- a CDS encoding DNA-binding protein, with protein MFAIHASYRGRSRRRAAYVRDIVHALSQSAAVLSVDAIGVEDFVCLSDNAEHTGGLVLSLLQAGDFAIGIGVIAGAESQLNEYYDSVEEIHQHLKDAAQRTIQPSLKATHVAVRVEMPGPGAVVAPGYASEVADDVVSAFTLLAHVLARRTKEGREATALLRSGLSQSEAAAEVGISKQAMSQRLAAAGWQAEQAGWNLAIHMLARVEQLQSPY; from the coding sequence ATGTTCGCAATCCATGCATCGTACCGAGGTCGCTCTCGTCGACGGGCTGCCTATGTACGCGACATTGTTCACGCACTCTCCCAATCCGCCGCAGTCCTGTCCGTGGACGCCATCGGCGTGGAAGATTTTGTCTGCCTGTCGGACAATGCAGAACACACCGGCGGCCTGGTGCTCAGCCTGCTTCAGGCGGGAGACTTCGCCATCGGCATCGGCGTGATTGCCGGAGCCGAGTCTCAGCTCAACGAATACTACGACTCTGTTGAGGAGATCCACCAGCACCTGAAGGACGCGGCCCAGCGGACAATCCAACCCAGCCTCAAGGCAACGCACGTGGCCGTGCGGGTCGAGATGCCAGGCCCCGGTGCGGTGGTCGCCCCGGGATATGCCTCCGAGGTGGCCGACGACGTGGTGTCCGCCTTTACACTCCTCGCCCACGTGCTGGCCCGTCGCACCAAAGAAGGCCGCGAGGCCACTGCCCTGTTGCGATCGGGTCTGAGCCAGAGTGAGGCCGCGGCCGAAGTGGGAATATCAAAGCAGGCTATGAGCCAGCGCTTAGCCGCAGCCGGATGGCAGGCCGAGCAAGCGGGATGGAACCTCGCCATCCACATGCTCGCCCGCGTGGAGCAGCTGCAGTCCCCCTACTGA
- a CDS encoding DIP1281 family NlpC/P60 protein, protein MSTRQIQRRATTAKIGRSSRALLAFTATAGVTFHATTFPTALADDQASVESYLADLVGQVTDAESQVSELEGKIGGLRESSNKARVDLAQAQDEAQKAQDAVNSARERLDKSDKDVTDAQSKLDEIARSAYAQGGDALAVNLAAGGSDAVADTLDRSSFIKLATEKQQSEVDRLDLARTQTANEESTLRASRSTADSALSSAVDAYNQANEALQQSMNTLAELQQRYQQLKVDREKAEARLRAARSAVDTLANSNPEASSFDKRRAAEEAVSKADNDISAIDAAKDEDEAEAQTEETQAAEDTQAAEDSQAVEGDASDADSDMDSNSADVTPWAGTAKGGKKKKATSSVKIPDVSGIQTTFEGSSSGDSQRQQAINGLVKAGEAAVLAGFTAYAGKGDEKTAAQAAIKEGRRVAGEQYDAAMANQANATTTGGGTTTTTTDSATATATTGTTDSTTGGTTDTMDSTTGTTGTTDSDSTTTGATGTTGTNGTATTQSTKPADSSVDTSGDAAAKIERVIARANSQLGVSYAWGGGGPNGPTLGIRDGGVADAHGDYAKVGFDCSGLMMYAFAAVGIQLSHYSGYQYTAGRQVPVSEAKRGDMLFWGPGGSQHVALYLGNGQMIEAPQSGSTVQVSNVRWSGIQPMAVRLIE, encoded by the coding sequence GTGAGCACACGGCAGATCCAACGCCGCGCGACTACCGCAAAGATCGGGCGGAGCAGTCGCGCACTCTTGGCGTTCACTGCAACCGCAGGCGTCACCTTCCATGCGACTACGTTCCCTACCGCCCTGGCAGACGATCAGGCATCCGTCGAGTCTTACCTCGCCGACCTTGTTGGTCAGGTAACCGACGCTGAGAGTCAAGTGTCTGAACTTGAAGGAAAGATCGGGGGACTGCGCGAGTCCAGTAACAAGGCCCGCGTTGACCTCGCTCAGGCGCAGGATGAGGCCCAGAAGGCCCAGGACGCGGTGAACTCAGCTCGCGAACGCCTGGACAAGAGTGACAAGGACGTCACGGATGCCCAGAGCAAGCTGGACGAGATCGCTCGATCCGCCTACGCACAGGGCGGCGACGCCCTGGCGGTGAACCTGGCCGCTGGCGGTTCCGATGCCGTTGCTGACACTCTTGATCGCAGCTCGTTTATCAAGTTGGCCACGGAGAAGCAGCAGTCCGAGGTTGATCGCCTCGACCTTGCTCGTACCCAAACCGCCAACGAAGAATCCACGTTGCGTGCATCCCGATCCACTGCGGACAGTGCCTTGTCCTCCGCAGTCGATGCATACAACCAGGCGAACGAAGCTCTTCAGCAGTCCATGAACACCTTGGCCGAACTTCAGCAGCGCTATCAGCAGCTGAAGGTTGACCGCGAGAAGGCAGAGGCTCGTCTCCGCGCTGCGCGCAGCGCTGTCGATACCTTGGCTAACTCCAACCCAGAGGCGTCGAGCTTTGATAAGCGCCGCGCCGCCGAGGAAGCGGTCAGCAAGGCCGATAACGACATCAGCGCTATCGACGCAGCCAAGGATGAGGACGAGGCAGAGGCTCAGACTGAGGAGACTCAGGCCGCAGAAGACACCCAAGCCGCGGAGGATTCTCAGGCGGTTGAGGGCGACGCGTCCGACGCTGACAGCGACATGGACTCCAACTCCGCCGATGTCACCCCCTGGGCGGGTACCGCCAAGGGCGGGAAAAAGAAGAAGGCCACGTCATCCGTCAAAATTCCTGATGTATCCGGAATCCAAACCACGTTTGAAGGCTCCTCCTCCGGTGACTCGCAGCGCCAACAGGCTATTAACGGCCTGGTGAAGGCGGGCGAGGCCGCTGTGCTGGCAGGCTTCACAGCCTACGCCGGTAAGGGTGATGAGAAGACCGCCGCCCAGGCAGCCATCAAGGAAGGCCGCCGGGTCGCCGGTGAGCAGTACGACGCAGCCATGGCGAACCAAGCCAACGCCACCACCACTGGTGGCGGTACTACGACGACCACCACGGACAGCGCTACGGCAACCGCAACCACGGGAACGACGGATTCGACCACCGGTGGCACGACCGACACCATGGACTCGACCACGGGTACCACTGGAACCACGGACTCGGACTCCACTACCACCGGCGCTACGGGCACCACCGGCACCAACGGAACCGCGACCACTCAGAGCACCAAGCCCGCTGACTCCAGCGTGGACACCTCCGGGGATGCCGCAGCAAAGATCGAACGCGTCATCGCACGCGCCAACTCCCAGCTGGGCGTGAGCTACGCCTGGGGTGGCGGCGGACCGAACGGCCCAACACTCGGCATCCGCGACGGTGGAGTAGCAGACGCCCACGGCGACTACGCCAAGGTAGGCTTCGACTGCTCCGGCCTCATGATGTACGCCTTCGCAGCCGTGGGCATCCAGCTGTCCCACTACTCCGGATACCAATACACCGCCGGTCGGCAGGTGCCGGTCTCTGAGGCAAAGCGTGGAGACATGCTCTTCTGGGGACCAGGCGGCAGCCAGCACGTGGCGCTCTACCTCGGTAACGGACAGATGATCGAGGCACCACAGTCCGGCTCCACGGTGCAGGTGTCCAACGTCCGCTGGAGCGGGATCCAGCCCATGGCCGTGCGCTTGATCGAGTGA
- a CDS encoding ACT domain-containing protein yields MIAIMTVTGLDHTGIIAAVSAKCAELDVNILNVSQTIMDKYFTMILHVQFDDDVHGISDIQDAMKAVEDQEKLVIRVQSEAIFSAMHQI; encoded by the coding sequence ATGATTGCAATTATGACTGTCACCGGATTGGACCACACCGGCATCATTGCTGCTGTTTCTGCAAAGTGCGCAGAGCTGGACGTCAATATCCTCAATGTCTCCCAGACCATCATGGACAAGTACTTCACCATGATCCTGCACGTACAGTTCGACGATGACGTTCACGGAATTTCCGATATTCAAGATGCCATGAAGGCAGTCGAGGACCAGGAAAAGCTGGTCATCCGGGTGCAATCTGAAGCTATTTTCAGCGCGATGCATCAAATCTAG
- a CDS encoding NfeD family protein, with protein sequence MGPIVWLIVAVVFAVAEMLTMDFSLLMLALSALAVSGVALADVPLWVEIVTFAVSSLVTLLAIRPLLKKRFHTDSGSERFSTKELEGKTATVVEAISAASGSSGMVSIDGNFWTAQAAHAGEDLEQGDVVQVLEIRGNTAIVWKGI encoded by the coding sequence ATGGGTCCAATTGTTTGGTTAATCGTCGCTGTAGTGTTCGCTGTTGCCGAAATGCTCACGATGGATTTTTCCCTCCTGATGCTGGCATTGTCCGCGCTCGCCGTGTCCGGCGTGGCACTCGCGGACGTGCCGCTGTGGGTGGAAATCGTCACCTTTGCTGTCTCCTCCCTGGTGACGTTGCTGGCAATTCGACCTCTGTTGAAGAAACGCTTTCACACCGATTCCGGCTCTGAGCGCTTCAGCACCAAAGAGCTGGAGGGCAAAACCGCCACCGTGGTGGAAGCGATCTCTGCGGCATCCGGATCCTCCGGGATGGTCTCCATCGACGGCAATTTCTGGACCGCCCAGGCCGCACACGCCGGCGAAGATTTAGAGCAGGGAGACGTGGTGCAGGTTCTTGAGATCCGCGGGAATACCGCGATCGTCTGGAAAGGCATCTAG
- a CDS encoding DUF6676 family protein — MSLDATSFGSLGTVDLPAIANVLRTGDVYVSSDLFGPDAEASVTTLSDNIQASIDSTLADPAMKEALGVVKVVVVSRSEQNGQFARDIGQALLDNTDADTVVVDTQAGRHNDTVSTSISRARIEKNLPKLSGEQSAESIESYLHAIAEPESTLAVNSLTLTAVIVTVLISTWAVLITFPHVKKRSEISRHRR; from the coding sequence ATGTCCTTAGACGCCACGTCTTTTGGGTCTTTGGGAACCGTTGACCTCCCCGCGATAGCCAACGTCCTGCGCACCGGTGACGTCTATGTCTCCTCCGATCTTTTTGGACCCGACGCCGAAGCCTCCGTCACAACGCTGTCCGACAATATTCAGGCATCTATTGATTCAACGCTGGCAGATCCCGCAATGAAGGAAGCCCTTGGGGTAGTCAAGGTGGTTGTGGTGAGCCGGAGTGAGCAGAACGGACAATTCGCACGCGATATCGGGCAGGCACTACTGGACAACACGGATGCGGACACCGTGGTGGTGGATACCCAAGCTGGCCGCCATAACGACACAGTGTCTACCTCCATTTCGCGAGCTCGGATTGAGAAGAACCTGCCGAAGCTCTCAGGCGAACAGTCAGCCGAATCTATCGAGAGCTACCTTCATGCCATCGCAGAGCCTGAATCAACCCTTGCCGTCAATTCCCTAACCTTGACTGCAGTGATCGTCACAGTTCTGATTTCTACCTGGGCCGTGCTCATCACTTTCCCGCACGTAAAGAAGCGATCAGAGATATCCCGTCATCGCCGGTAA